One genomic window of Halobellus limi includes the following:
- the metX gene encoding homoserine O-acetyltransferase MetX, translating into MKTESGTVDLGRFDFASGDEIENLEVAYESYGEFDGDNAVLVCHALTGSQNVAGYGSETTGQARAWWNDIVGPGKAIDTNEYYVVCANIPGSCYGTTGPSSEDAEGEVYGTDFPPVTVGDWTRSQRLLLDQLGVGRLHAVVGGSVGGMNALDWAKRYPDDARYVVSVAAAARLDAQCLALDAVARRAITTDPNWNGGEYYDRDEKPTDGLAIARQIGHIMYLSKSSMEQKFGRRAAGRDARRDSFPSDPAAAFFPYRDVESYLDYQAEKFVDRFDANSYLYLTRAMDDYDLAEGYEDDARAVAAFEGEALLLSFTGDWHFTTEQSETVAAAFREKDVPVAHHVIDSDHGHDAFLVEPEKVGPPLRDFLDAGVEGRAVHDTDEPDADSGTDFAPVHASLFSQ; encoded by the coding sequence ATGAAAACCGAAAGCGGCACCGTCGACCTCGGCCGGTTCGACTTCGCCTCCGGCGACGAGATCGAGAACCTCGAAGTCGCCTACGAGTCCTACGGCGAGTTCGACGGCGACAACGCGGTGTTAGTCTGTCACGCCCTCACCGGCAGTCAGAACGTCGCGGGCTACGGCTCGGAGACGACCGGGCAGGCCCGCGCGTGGTGGAACGACATCGTCGGCCCGGGAAAGGCCATCGACACTAACGAGTACTACGTCGTCTGCGCCAACATCCCCGGGTCGTGTTACGGCACCACCGGGCCCTCCTCGGAGGACGCCGAGGGCGAGGTGTACGGCACGGACTTCCCGCCCGTCACCGTCGGCGACTGGACGCGCTCGCAGCGACTGCTGCTGGATCAACTCGGCGTCGGCCGCCTCCACGCGGTGGTCGGCGGCAGCGTCGGCGGGATGAACGCCCTCGACTGGGCGAAGCGCTACCCCGACGACGCCCGCTACGTCGTCTCCGTCGCCGCCGCGGCCCGCCTCGACGCGCAGTGTCTCGCGCTCGACGCCGTCGCGCGCCGGGCGATCACCACCGATCCGAACTGGAACGGCGGCGAGTACTACGACCGAGACGAGAAGCCGACCGACGGCCTCGCGATCGCCCGGCAGATCGGGCACATTATGTACCTCTCGAAGTCGTCGATGGAGCAGAAGTTCGGTCGCCGCGCGGCCGGTCGCGACGCCAGACGCGACTCCTTCCCGTCGGATCCGGCCGCGGCCTTTTTTCCCTACCGCGACGTGGAGTCGTACCTCGACTACCAGGCCGAGAAGTTCGTCGACCGCTTCGACGCCAACTCCTACCTCTATCTCACCCGCGCGATGGACGACTACGACCTCGCGGAGGGGTACGAGGACGACGCCCGCGCCGTCGCGGCCTTCGAGGGCGAGGCGCTGTTGCTCTCTTTCACCGGCGACTGGCACTTCACCACCGAGCAGTCAGAGACGGTCGCGGCCGCGTTCCGCGAGAAAGACGTTCCGGTCGCGCACCACGTGATCGACTCCGATCACGGCCACGACGCGTTCCTCGTCGAACCCGAGAAGGTCGGGCCGCCGCTCCGGGACTTCCTCGACGCCGGCGTCGAGGGGCGCGCCGTCCACGACACCGACGAACCGGACGCCGACTCCGGGACCGACTTCGCGCCCGTGCACGCCTCGCTGTTCAGTCAGTGA
- a CDS encoding O-acetylhomoserine aminocarboxypropyltransferase/cysteine synthase family protein produces the protein MADENEKPLGFGTRSLHAGQEPDSATGARAPPIYQTTSYVFDDAEDAAGQFALEKEGFIYSRLMNPTVATLQERLASLEGGIGAAATSSGMAALDLATFLLASAGDNVVTASSLYGGTYTYFTHTVERRGITTKFVDTLDYEAYEEAIDEDTAYVHLETIGNPALVTPDIERIADIAHDHDVPLLVDNTFATPYLCRPIEHGADLVWNSTTKWIHGAGTTIGGILVDGGSFPWSENAEKYPEIGASNPAYHGVNFAERFGDAAFTYAAIARGLRDLGNAQSPFDAWNTIEKLESLPMRMERHCENALAVAEFLEDHEAVSWVNYPGLESHETHEEASEYLEGGYGGMITFGLEAGYDAARDTVDNVELASLLANVGDAKTLVIHPASTTHQQLTEEEQAAAGVTPDMVRLSVGIEDVGDIIADLEQAIESAT, from the coding sequence ATGGCAGACGAAAACGAGAAACCGCTCGGGTTCGGAACCCGCAGCCTCCACGCTGGGCAGGAACCGGACTCGGCCACCGGCGCGCGCGCACCGCCGATCTATCAGACCACTTCCTACGTCTTCGACGACGCCGAGGACGCCGCGGGGCAGTTCGCTCTGGAGAAAGAGGGCTTCATTTACAGCCGGCTGATGAACCCGACGGTCGCGACGCTGCAGGAACGCCTCGCGTCGCTGGAGGGCGGTATCGGCGCCGCGGCGACGTCCTCCGGGATGGCCGCGCTCGACCTCGCGACGTTCCTCCTGGCCTCCGCCGGCGACAACGTCGTCACGGCGTCGTCGCTGTACGGCGGCACCTACACGTACTTCACGCACACCGTCGAGCGCCGCGGCATCACGACGAAGTTCGTCGACACGCTCGATTACGAGGCCTACGAGGAGGCCATCGACGAGGACACCGCCTACGTCCACCTCGAGACGATCGGCAACCCCGCGCTCGTCACGCCCGACATCGAGCGCATCGCCGACATCGCTCACGATCACGACGTCCCGTTGCTCGTCGACAACACGTTCGCGACGCCGTATCTCTGCCGCCCGATCGAGCACGGCGCGGACCTGGTGTGGAACTCCACGACGAAGTGGATCCACGGCGCGGGCACGACCATCGGAGGGATCCTCGTCGACGGCGGGTCGTTCCCCTGGAGCGAGAACGCCGAGAAGTACCCCGAGATCGGCGCCTCGAACCCCGCCTACCACGGCGTCAACTTCGCCGAGCGCTTCGGCGACGCGGCGTTCACCTACGCCGCCATCGCCCGCGGCCTGCGCGACCTCGGCAACGCCCAGTCGCCGTTCGACGCGTGGAACACCATCGAGAAACTGGAGTCGCTGCCGATGCGGATGGAGCGCCACTGCGAGAACGCGCTTGCGGTCGCGGAGTTCCTCGAAGACCACGAGGCGGTCTCGTGGGTCAACTACCCCGGACTGGAGAGCCACGAGACCCACGAGGAGGCTTCTGAGTACCTCGAGGGCGGCTACGGCGGGATGATCACCTTCGGTCTGGAAGCCGGCTACGACGCCGCTCGCGACACCGTCGACAACGTCGAACTCGCCTCGCTGCTCGCGAACGTCGGCGACGCGAAGACGCTCGTGATCCACCCGGCGTCGACGACTCACCAGCAACTGACCGAAGAGGAGCAGGCGGCCGCGGGCGTGACGCCGGACATGGTCCGCCTGTCGGTCGGCATCGAGGACGTCGGCGACATCATCGCGGACTTAGAGCAGGCGATCGAATCGGCGACCTGA
- the fer gene encoding ferredoxin Fer, whose protein sequence is MPTVEYLNYEVLDDQGWDMDDDDLFEKAADAGLDDEDYGSLEVNQGEYILEAAEAQGYDWPFSCRAGACANCASILKEGEIDMDMQQILSDEEVEEKNVRLTCIGSPAADEVKIVYNAKHLDYLQNRVI, encoded by the coding sequence ATGCCTACCGTAGAATACCTCAACTACGAAGTGCTGGACGACCAGGGCTGGGATATGGACGACGACGACCTCTTCGAGAAGGCCGCTGACGCCGGGCTGGACGACGAGGACTACGGCTCTCTCGAAGTCAATCAGGGCGAGTACATCCTCGAAGCCGCCGAGGCACAGGGCTACGACTGGCCCTTCTCGTGCCGCGCCGGTGCGTGTGCGAACTGCGCGTCCATCCTCAAGGAGGGCGAAATCGACATGGACATGCAGCAGATCCTCTCCGACGAGGAGGTCGAAGAGAAGAACGTCCGTCTGACCTGCATCGGCTCGCCGGCGGCCGACGAGGTCAAGATCGTCTACAACGCGAAGCACCTGGACTACCTCCAGAACCGCGTCATCTAA
- a CDS encoding ATP-binding protein encodes MPAFVNREQELDRLHDLYDSDSAELSVVYGRRRMGKTALVVKSIENRDDAVYHQAAHGTTEQQLDSFIADAATVFPGVNRIRKDWENVLTYLAEQDAIVILDEFPYLVDENEALPSLIQRIWDHEVADTAATFVLTGSAIGMIHKIALDGSSPLYGRISKRPNGKLEIGPLPFAAAMEFFPNYAPAERVIAYGVFGGTPEYLRAVDDTQSLQGNITETLLLRDGGLHEEPEDVLYRELDEVDRYFAVLKAMAEGDHKRNEIIQAAGINANSASYYLSRLRELQIIEQKYPVTVDPTRSRNSRYRIRDQLFAFWFRFVHGRSSRYEVFGADAYDELVEPHLPDFVSSSFERLCQRAVLYEYGDVYTFTESPGRWWDTDGREIDIVAPTNGDTLLVGEAKFQQQPMGYDVLAQLEQEAPEIEWSPTDGDVNYEYALFSRSGFVSSLEEAAEERDGLGLFTVDSVVETLSE; translated from the coding sequence ATGCCTGCGTTCGTGAACCGAGAACAAGAACTCGACAGACTCCACGATTTATACGACAGTGACTCTGCGGAGTTGAGCGTCGTCTACGGACGTCGGCGGATGGGCAAGACAGCGCTCGTTGTCAAATCCATCGAAAACCGTGACGACGCGGTGTACCATCAAGCTGCACATGGGACAACAGAGCAGCAACTCGACTCCTTCATCGCTGATGCTGCAACGGTGTTCCCGGGAGTTAACCGGATTCGGAAAGACTGGGAGAACGTTCTCACGTACCTCGCTGAACAGGATGCGATCGTAATCCTCGACGAGTTCCCGTACCTCGTGGACGAAAACGAAGCGCTCCCCTCCCTCATCCAGCGGATCTGGGATCACGAAGTCGCTGATACGGCTGCGACTTTCGTGTTGACTGGCTCGGCGATCGGGATGATACACAAGATCGCGCTCGACGGGAGTTCACCGCTGTACGGTCGAATCTCGAAACGGCCGAACGGAAAACTCGAGATCGGCCCGCTACCATTCGCTGCCGCGATGGAGTTCTTCCCGAACTACGCGCCGGCTGAGCGGGTGATCGCGTACGGCGTGTTCGGGGGGACGCCGGAGTACCTCCGTGCTGTGGACGACACGCAGTCACTCCAGGGAAACATTACGGAAACCTTGCTTCTCCGTGATGGCGGCCTCCACGAGGAGCCCGAGGACGTCCTGTACCGGGAACTGGACGAGGTGGATCGGTATTTCGCCGTTCTGAAAGCGATGGCGGAGGGGGACCACAAGCGAAACGAGATCATCCAGGCTGCTGGTATCAACGCCAACAGCGCGAGTTACTACCTCTCCCGCCTGCGGGAACTCCAGATAATCGAGCAGAAGTACCCAGTCACCGTTGACCCCACCCGGAGTCGGAACAGCCGATATCGAATCCGGGACCAACTGTTCGCGTTCTGGTTCCGGTTCGTGCACGGTCGCTCGTCTCGGTACGAAGTGTTCGGGGCGGATGCGTACGACGAACTGGTCGAACCACATCTTCCGGACTTCGTCAGTTCGTCGTTCGAACGACTCTGTCAGCGGGCAGTTCTCTACGAGTACGGAGACGTGTACACGTTCACGGAATCCCCGGGTCGGTGGTGGGACACCGACGGACGCGAGATCGATATCGTGGCCCCGACGAACGGCGACACGCTACTGGTCGGGGAAGCGAAATTCCAGCAGCAACCGATGGGGTACGATGTTCTCGCCCAGCTTGAACAGGAGGCACCCGAAATCGAGTGGTCGCCGACCGACGGCGACGTGAACTACGAGTACGCACTGTTCAGCCGAAGCGGGTTCGTGTCGTCACTGGAGGAAGCAGCCGAGGAGCGGGACGGCCTCGGTCTGTTCACAGTTGACAGCGTCGTTGAAACACTGTCCGAATAG
- a CDS encoding receiver/sensor box histidine kinase: MERTPDRIRALYVGADPHAAAETAAALEREDASFDVDPATADDARSAVGATSYDCVVAAYDLGPTTGVELLRTVRSSRPDLPFVLYPSAGSEAVASDAIGAGVDDYVVRSESEGGHATLAERLRSVVGCGISEDDEARRLRTFRKAVEASGHSIYCTRTDGTITYVNPTFESVSGYAAEEAIGRTPRILKSGEHDEEFYADLWETILSGEVWRSELTNSTKDGERYVVDQTIAPVEGDDGEIERFVAVNAEITDRKRRERQLWGLYESMTGWLEADSRGEICSLVDRQLSELPGFETHAVYRYEESTDRLIHTLESGDRKPDSSAQRAGSGGRSIARDVFETKRARRCERIDDVDSDAECDVRSGLFVPVDSHGVLFVGSSDPDAFDATDEAVLSVFTAALAEVIDRIDYERELQERNDRLENFASVVSHDLRNPLSVADGYLELARETGSQAHLDEVERAHDRMARIVDDLLWLAREGRTIGELRPTSLPEVVERAWEHTNAPNATLRVDCTADIAADPDRLQQLFENLFRNAREHAGEDVSVRVGHLGDGPDFYVEDDGPGIPAAERDRVFETSYTTAEDGTGYGLSIVETVVEAHGWELRLTESDAGGARFEIRNVARAETT, encoded by the coding sequence ATGGAACGCACACCGGATCGGATCCGCGCGCTCTACGTCGGGGCGGATCCGCACGCTGCGGCGGAGACCGCCGCGGCGCTCGAACGCGAGGACGCGTCCTTCGACGTCGACCCGGCGACGGCCGACGACGCGCGCTCGGCGGTCGGTGCGACCTCGTACGACTGCGTCGTCGCCGCGTACGACCTCGGACCGACGACCGGCGTCGAGTTGCTTCGGACGGTCAGGTCGTCTCGCCCGGACCTCCCGTTCGTCCTCTATCCGTCCGCCGGGTCCGAGGCCGTCGCCAGCGACGCGATCGGCGCCGGCGTCGACGACTACGTCGTGCGTTCGGAATCCGAGGGCGGACACGCGACGCTCGCCGAGCGACTCCGGTCGGTCGTCGGGTGCGGGATTTCCGAGGACGACGAGGCCCGCCGGCTCCGGACCTTCCGCAAGGCCGTCGAGGCCTCGGGACACTCGATCTACTGCACGAGGACCGACGGGACGATCACCTACGTGAACCCGACCTTCGAGTCGGTGAGCGGCTACGCGGCCGAGGAAGCGATCGGACGGACCCCGCGGATTCTGAAGTCCGGCGAACACGACGAGGAGTTCTACGCGGACCTGTGGGAGACGATCCTCTCGGGGGAGGTCTGGCGGAGCGAACTCACGAACAGCACCAAGGACGGCGAACGGTACGTCGTCGACCAGACGATCGCGCCCGTCGAGGGCGACGACGGCGAGATCGAGCGCTTCGTCGCAGTGAACGCCGAGATAACGGATCGAAAGCGCCGCGAGAGACAGCTCTGGGGGCTGTACGAGTCGATGACCGGGTGGCTGGAGGCCGACTCACGAGGGGAGATCTGCTCGCTCGTCGACCGACAGCTGTCGGAGCTTCCCGGGTTCGAGACGCACGCCGTGTATCGATACGAGGAGTCGACCGACCGGTTGATACACACCCTGGAGAGCGGCGACCGGAAACCGGATTCCAGCGCTCAGAGAGCGGGTTCCGGCGGGCGATCGATCGCCCGGGACGTCTTCGAGACGAAACGGGCCCGTCGGTGTGAGAGGATCGACGACGTCGACTCGGACGCCGAATGCGACGTCCGCAGCGGCCTGTTCGTTCCCGTCGACTCCCACGGCGTCCTGTTCGTCGGGTCGTCGGACCCCGACGCCTTCGACGCGACCGACGAGGCGGTCCTCAGCGTCTTCACGGCCGCGCTGGCCGAGGTCATCGACCGGATCGACTACGAGCGCGAGTTGCAGGAGCGGAACGACCGGTTGGAGAACTTCGCGAGCGTCGTCTCACACGACCTCCGGAACCCGCTCTCGGTGGCGGATGGCTACCTCGAACTGGCTCGAGAGACCGGGTCGCAGGCGCACCTCGACGAGGTCGAGCGCGCCCACGACCGGATGGCGCGGATCGTCGACGACCTGCTGTGGCTGGCCAGGGAGGGGCGAACGATCGGCGAACTGCGGCCGACGTCGCTCCCGGAGGTCGTCGAACGGGCGTGGGAGCACACGAACGCACCGAACGCGACGCTCCGGGTCGATTGCACGGCGGACATCGCGGCCGATCCGGATCGGCTCCAGCAGCTGTTCGAGAACCTGTTCCGAAACGCCCGCGAACACGCCGGCGAAGACGTCTCGGTCCGCGTCGGTCACCTCGGGGACGGCCCCGATTTCTACGTCGAGGACGACGGGCCGGGCATCCCGGCGGCGGAGCGCGATCGGGTGTTCGAGACGAGTTACACCACCGCGGAAGACGGGACGGGGTACGGGCTCTCGATCGTCGAAACCGTCGTCGAGGCGCACGGGTGGGAACTGCGGCTGACCGAGAGCGACGCCGGCGGCGCGAGGTTCGAGATCCGGAACGTCGCCCGCGCGGAGACGACGTAG
- a CDS encoding DUF7561 family protein: MTSEPCDGCGRSVRIAGGIGDFWSFETESSGGMTLELDDGGEFFLCHDCIARLPDDRVVTSEDVESL; this comes from the coding sequence ATGACGAGCGAGCCCTGCGACGGTTGCGGTCGGTCCGTGCGGATCGCCGGCGGCATCGGCGACTTCTGGTCGTTCGAGACCGAGTCGAGCGGCGGGATGACGCTCGAACTCGACGACGGCGGGGAGTTCTTTCTGTGTCACGACTGCATCGCGCGACTCCCCGACGACCGCGTGGTGACGAGCGAGGACGTCGAATCGCTGTGA
- a CDS encoding APC family permease yields MTTSERESPATSNRAGESPQTVSVPDAGEETTTTEAGSELERTIGLSGGVAIGVGTMIGAGIFVFPGLAAGRAGPAAAASFGIGAVIALLVALPASELATAMPKSGGGYYFISRALGALPGAIVGISIWLGLVFATAFYLVGFGNYAAAVLAEAGVAVGDVPIVVPLGLLFGAFLTALNLVGTENAATLQNYVVGLLLTILVFFLSYGGLDALGVFGRASAPETFAPFGPVPVFTTAALVFTSYLGFAQVATVAGDIKRPGRNLPLAMVASVVIVGVLYVVTIFVATSAFGSAALSSFGETAIVEVARNFVGTAGAIAILVAGLLATISSANASILSTSRAVFAVSKDAILPRSAARMNLRYGTPHVALAMAGGPVLVLVAFGEVEVLAEVASFLHLVMYGLMCVSLIAMRRDEPEWYDPSFRVPAYPVVAGLGAVASAGLILFMQPTSQFIGVAIMIASAGWYKYYAADVELRGVL; encoded by the coding sequence ATGACTACTTCCGAACGGGAGTCCCCCGCGACCAGCAACCGGGCCGGCGAGTCGCCGCAGACCGTCTCGGTCCCGGACGCCGGCGAGGAAACCACGACCACCGAAGCCGGCTCGGAACTCGAACGGACCATCGGCCTGTCCGGCGGGGTCGCCATCGGCGTCGGGACGATGATCGGCGCGGGGATCTTCGTCTTCCCGGGCCTGGCCGCCGGACGCGCGGGCCCCGCCGCCGCGGCGTCGTTCGGCATCGGCGCGGTCATCGCGCTCCTGGTCGCGCTGCCCGCCTCGGAGCTGGCGACGGCGATGCCGAAGTCCGGCGGAGGGTACTACTTCATCTCGCGGGCGCTCGGCGCGTTGCCGGGGGCGATCGTCGGAATCAGCATCTGGCTCGGACTCGTGTTCGCGACGGCGTTCTACCTCGTCGGGTTCGGCAACTACGCCGCCGCGGTCCTGGCGGAGGCCGGCGTCGCCGTCGGCGACGTGCCGATCGTGGTCCCGCTCGGCCTCCTGTTCGGCGCGTTCCTGACCGCGCTGAACCTCGTCGGGACCGAGAACGCCGCCACGCTTCAGAACTACGTCGTCGGCCTGCTCTTGACGATCCTCGTGTTCTTCCTGAGCTACGGCGGCCTCGACGCCCTCGGGGTGTTCGGCCGCGCGAGCGCGCCCGAGACGTTCGCGCCGTTCGGACCCGTGCCGGTGTTCACCACCGCCGCGCTCGTGTTCACGTCGTATCTCGGCTTCGCGCAGGTCGCGACCGTCGCCGGCGACATCAAGCGGCCGGGGCGGAACCTCCCGCTGGCGATGGTCGCCTCGGTGGTGATCGTGGGCGTGCTCTACGTCGTGACGATCTTCGTCGCCACGAGCGCCTTCGGGAGCGCGGCGCTCTCGTCGTTCGGGGAGACGGCGATCGTCGAGGTCGCCCGCAACTTCGTCGGGACCGCCGGCGCGATCGCGATCCTCGTCGCGGGGCTGCTGGCGACGATCTCCAGCGCGAACGCGTCGATCCTCTCAACCTCCCGAGCGGTCTTCGCGGTGAGCAAAGACGCCATCCTGCCGCGCTCTGCCGCCCGGATGAACCTCCGCTACGGAACGCCGCACGTCGCCCTGGCGATGGCGGGCGGGCCGGTCCTCGTGCTGGTGGCGTTCGGCGAGGTCGAGGTCCTCGCGGAGGTCGCCTCCTTCCTCCACCTCGTGATGTACGGCCTGATGTGCGTCTCCCTGATCGCGATGCGCAGAGACGAACCGGAGTGGTACGACCCGTCGTTCCGGGTGCCGGCGTACCCGGTCGTCGCGGGTCTCGGTGCGGTCGCGAGCGCCGGATTGATCCTGTTTATGCAACCCACCTCACAGTTCATCGGAGTCGCCATCATGATCGCGTCCGCCGGGTGGTACAAGTACTACGCCGCCGACGTCGAACTCAGAGGGGTGCTCTGA
- a CDS encoding universal stress protein codes for MFPNRSADDGGRRIVDGDRPGYDDDRSAPCGAPLVSDGGLAIREPPVILVPIEVLEGQTIPETLVEFLAPAEVVVLGYHVLPEQTPTEQASLQFEDRAQEAVDDIARTFVDAGRDPETRVVFTHDREQTIDRVASEVGATAILLPNPTGEVDSVLVPIRGVVDDDRLADLVATLVSEDRERVTLWGLTPDESDFDPDRAVERAAERLRDRGIPDAQITREATETNTPIIDIVDRSGEAGVIVMGEGRESLVSVFLGEDTERVAEGAVAPVLVVRDREPDEIEDGAADDAEHGTSDDAEDGAADDAEHGAADGDEDSASKNAETGAPEAGSTGPDSSR; via the coding sequence ATGTTCCCGAACCGCTCGGCGGACGACGGTGGCCGACGTATCGTCGACGGGGACCGCCCGGGGTACGACGACGACCGATCCGCACCGTGCGGTGCCCCACTCGTCTCCGACGGCGGCCTGGCGATCCGCGAGCCGCCGGTGATCCTCGTCCCCATCGAGGTTCTGGAGGGCCAGACGATCCCCGAGACGCTCGTGGAGTTCCTCGCGCCGGCGGAGGTGGTCGTCCTCGGCTACCACGTCCTCCCCGAGCAGACCCCGACCGAACAGGCGAGCCTGCAGTTCGAAGACCGGGCCCAGGAGGCCGTCGACGACATCGCGCGGACGTTCGTCGACGCCGGCCGCGACCCCGAGACGCGCGTGGTGTTCACCCACGACCGCGAGCAGACGATCGACCGCGTCGCGAGCGAAGTCGGCGCGACGGCGATCCTGCTGCCGAACCCGACGGGAGAGGTCGACTCCGTTCTCGTTCCGATTCGCGGCGTCGTCGACGACGACCGACTCGCGGACCTCGTCGCGACGCTCGTCAGCGAGGACCGCGAACGGGTGACGCTGTGGGGACTCACGCCCGACGAGTCCGACTTCGATCCCGACCGGGCGGTCGAGCGGGCGGCCGAACGGCTCCGCGACCGCGGCATCCCGGACGCACAGATCACTCGCGAGGCGACGGAGACGAACACGCCCATCATCGACATCGTCGACCGGTCGGGCGAGGCCGGCGTCATCGTGATGGGGGAGGGCCGCGAGTCGCTGGTCTCGGTGTTCCTCGGCGAGGACACCGAGCGAGTCGCCGAGGGAGCGGTCGCCCCGGTCCTCGTCGTCCGGGACCGGGAGCCGGACGAGATCGAGGACGGCGCGGCCGACGATGCCGAGCACGGTACCTCCGATGATGCCGAGGACGGCGCGGCCGACGATGCCGAGCACGGCGCGGCCGACGGCGACGAGGACAGCGCGTCGAAAAACGCCGAGACGGGGGCGCCCGAGGCGGGGTCGACGGGGCCCGATTCGTCCCGATGA
- a CDS encoding YkgJ family cysteine cluster protein: MKLNCEGCAGCCLDWRPLASSPSDHERRGPGEPLDDAYNLVPLTRDEVARFVERGLGDALTPRLWRVDEETPGVVVDGVRLAAVDGRPVFFVGLRKTPKPVAPFDTERQWLRTCVFLDPDSLQCRIHDADTYPGECAAYPSYNLNLGVGTECERVEAEYGTERLLDDDPGEYEGPLLGPQALGAKLFGYPDPDELAGVVDRIRDGSLRETDRAAFVGVAAGSRPGTLEVNDERAAAATADVLDADSWVGRAIDEWEAAAAEGGGVPVESWDSAAAEDGSEDDALESAAPDAPTGDEIEVARGAPETPGWDAVDDGE, from the coding sequence ATGAAGCTGAACTGCGAGGGCTGTGCCGGTTGCTGTCTCGACTGGCGACCGCTCGCCTCGTCGCCGTCGGACCACGAGCGCCGCGGCCCCGGCGAGCCGCTGGACGACGCGTACAACCTCGTGCCGCTGACGCGCGACGAGGTGGCGCGCTTCGTCGAACGAGGCCTCGGCGACGCCCTCACGCCGCGGCTCTGGCGCGTCGACGAGGAGACGCCCGGCGTCGTCGTCGACGGCGTACGCCTCGCCGCCGTCGACGGTCGCCCCGTCTTCTTCGTCGGACTGCGGAAGACGCCGAAGCCGGTCGCGCCGTTCGACACCGAGCGGCAGTGGCTGCGGACCTGCGTCTTCCTCGATCCGGACTCCCTCCAGTGCCGGATCCACGACGCCGACACCTACCCCGGGGAGTGCGCGGCGTACCCGAGTTACAACCTCAACCTCGGCGTCGGGACCGAGTGCGAGCGCGTCGAGGCCGAATACGGAACCGAGCGGCTCCTCGACGACGACCCCGGCGAGTACGAGGGCCCGCTGCTCGGCCCGCAGGCGCTCGGCGCGAAGCTGTTCGGCTACCCCGATCCCGACGAACTCGCGGGCGTCGTCGATCGGATTCGCGACGGGAGCCTGCGGGAGACGGACCGGGCCGCCTTCGTCGGCGTGGCCGCGGGGTCGCGGCCGGGGACGCTCGAAGTGAACGACGAGCGGGCGGCCGCGGCGACGGCAGACGTGCTCGACGCCGACTCCTGGGTCGGACGGGCCATCGACGAGTGGGAGGCCGCGGCCGCGGAGGGAGGCGGAGTTCCGGTCGAGTCGTGGGACTCGGCTGCGGCCGAGGACGGGTCGGAAGACGACGCGCTCGAGTCTGCGGCGCCCGACGCCCCGACCGGAGACGAGATCGAAGTCGCCCGCGGCGCGCCCGAGACGCCCGGGTGGGACGCCGTCGACGACGGCGAGTGA
- a CDS encoding DUF7530 family protein produces the protein MVGSRAASEDTAEQYGDTWVYESIVGAVPGVDLTDWQAIAIQLALFEAGVLLLAWVYGHWGAVLPGTVAVAVAAAGSGVMRQFGRRTRRLDLPEPYRRLLFGSSIEVVLGILAFVALVTHLFVFDPRAADPPLLEWLFGPDPAVPVVYLTLLILWDLCYRIGTSWWAAVVALWRSWRYEFDPDTARRLRRLDALNVGFGLTQLAMVPFLLDRPVLLVAVGGHIVAVTVVSTAAMATLRVRESGPVAN, from the coding sequence ATGGTCGGGTCGCGCGCCGCCTCTGAGGACACCGCCGAGCAGTACGGCGACACCTGGGTCTACGAGAGCATCGTCGGCGCGGTTCCCGGCGTCGACCTCACCGACTGGCAGGCGATCGCGATCCAGTTGGCGCTCTTCGAGGCTGGCGTCCTGCTCCTCGCGTGGGTCTACGGCCACTGGGGGGCGGTCCTCCCCGGAACCGTCGCCGTCGCCGTCGCGGCCGCCGGCAGCGGGGTGATGCGGCAGTTCGGTCGACGCACGCGCCGCCTCGACCTCCCCGAACCGTACCGGCGCCTCCTGTTCGGGTCGAGCATCGAGGTCGTACTCGGGATCCTCGCGTTCGTCGCGCTCGTGACGCACCTGTTCGTCTTCGATCCGCGGGCGGCCGACCCGCCGCTTCTGGAGTGGCTGTTCGGCCCCGATCCGGCGGTTCCGGTGGTCTACCTCACGCTGTTGATCCTCTGGGACCTCTGCTACCGCATCGGGACCTCGTGGTGGGCCGCGGTCGTGGCGCTGTGGCGCTCGTGGCGGTACGAGTTCGATCCCGACACGGCCCGTCGACTCAGGCGACTGGACGCGCTCAACGTCGGGTTCGGTCTGACGCAACTCGCGATGGTCCCCTTTCTGCTCGACCGGCCGGTGCTGCTCGTCGCCGTCGGGGGTCACATCGTCGCGGTGACGGTGGTCTCGACGGCAGCGATGGCGACGCTGCGCGTTCGCGAGTCCGGCCCGGTCGCTAACTGA
- a CDS encoding DUF5786 family protein: MSMGAYDDDEHERRERKNGTVDADFSDDRTVYRGSIEYDSGDSTEALLDQFKQLQGE, from the coding sequence ATGTCGATGGGCGCATACGACGACGACGAACACGAGCGTCGCGAGCGGAAGAACGGGACGGTCGACGCGGACTTCTCGGACGACCGGACGGTGTATCGAGGGTCCATCGAGTACGACTCCGGCGACTCGACCGAGGCGCTCCTCGACCAGTTCAAGCAGCTACAGGGCGAGTAG